The Chanodichthys erythropterus isolate Z2021 chromosome 12, ASM2448905v1, whole genome shotgun sequence genome contains a region encoding:
- the LOC137032546 gene encoding interferon-induced protein 44-like, whose amino-acid sequence MGSSNSSPPAPTPEYDRPWRSINWSEDGRKLLKTVTSFQPGNPEVNPLRILLHGPVGAGKSSFFNSVNSALQGKITTRALANSTLNDDKTFTVQCKTYKVKNRTGSFLPFAFTDIAGMDKKFGIKTDDIKKLLNGHINDGYTFNSAKPINEEDPKYNNNPFLKDKIHCLVAVLPANTVSMINEEIIWQMREVREKARDLGIPQVIVMTKVDEVCPLVKNNLQKIYTSKKIKQKMEECSNKLGVPVSCIYPVQNYHEENNTNTTADILILDALKNIVNFANDYVEDQVDS is encoded by the exons ATGGGATCCAGTAATTCTTCACCACCTGCTCCTACTCCag AGTATGACAGGCCATGGAGATCAATAAACTGGAG TGAAGATGGAcgaaaacttttgaaaacagtaacCAGCTTCCAACCCGGCAACCCAGAAGTCAACCCTCTCCGGATTCTTCTGCATGGACCAGTAGGTGCTGGAAAATCAAGCTTCTTCAACTCTGTGAATAGTGctctccaggggaaaatcacTACCAGAGCCCTGGCAAATTCAACATTAAATGATGATAAAACGTTCACTGTGCAG tgcaAAACATACAAAGTGAAGAACAGGACTGGCTCCTTCCTTCCTTTCGCGTTCACTGACATCGCCGGTATGGACAAAAAATTTGGAATAAAGACtgatgacattaaaaagttattaaatgGTCACATCAACGATGGTTATACT TTTAACTCAGCAAAACCAATTAATGAAGAAGACCCAAAGTACAACAACAATCCCTTTCTGAAAGACAAGATTCACTGTCTGGTGGCTGTTCTTCCTGCTAACACTGTTTCTATGATTAATGAGGAAATTATTTGGCAAATGAGAGAAGTTCGGGAGAAAGCACGAGACTTGG GCATTCCTCAAGTCATAGTCATGACTAAGGTGGATGAAGTGTGTCCACTAGTTAAAAACAACCTTCAGAAGATCTACacaagcaaaaaaataaaacagaag ATGGAGGAGTGTTCTAACAAACTGGGAGTTCCTGTGAGCTGCATTTATCCTGTGCAAAACTACCATGAGGAAAATAATACAAACACAACAGCAGATATTCTGATTTTAGATGCACTGAAAAATATTGTCAACTTTGCCAATGACTATGTGGAGGACCAAGTGGACAGTTAA